In the Glycine max cultivar Williams 82 chromosome 19, Glycine_max_v4.0, whole genome shotgun sequence genome, CCGTCCTAAAAGCTTGTTCGAAGATCCTCGAGACGTTATAAGAGGGGCCAATCTTTCAGAAAAGACtttcaagaagtttttgaagatTTCTCTAGATGAGAACTATAACCTGCATCCTTTCGAGTTCAACCATTCCCACTTCTGCACCGTGGGGTTTGTTACCTGGTGGGAGAAATATTATTTGAGCCGTTCAGTTGGAGACACTACTATCATGATCTCCAGACTTGAGAGTGGCTTTACACAACCAACGGTCGAGAATATCCGCTCAAACCTTCAAGCTCGAGGTATTAAATTACTTTTGACTTTCCAAATTGATATGTATTTTTTGCCTTTtctaatattcttattttaggCAAAACAATCATAACAAAGAAAAGCACCGAAACGTCTCGAGCTGATGTGAGACCCAAGAAACCCACTGGGGTGAAGATCCAAGAAGGGAAACAAGAAGAGAAGGTAACTCTTCTGAACTTATCTTTTACTCTTAACGTCTTTGCctcatatttctttatttttcagagTCAAAAGAAAGATGATAGCACTGAGACTAGCACGACCTCAAAACGCTCGAAGCGTGTGGTCATCGAATTAGACGAAGAAAAAGATGCAAGTTTTATTTCTAATGTCAATATTATAACTCTCTTTCAAGTCTATATTCTGACATTTCTTTACCCTCATAACAcaggaagaagaggaaagacctcttataagaaaaagaaaatcacctGCGACTTCGACCAAATCTGCTGATCTCACAGAGGCAGGCAATTCCCAGGCTCAAATgcctaagaagaaaaagaaagtgaagcAGGTCGAGCCTGAACCTTCTGTGACTGTCGAGGGTGGTGAGCCAGccaggaagaaaaagaaaaagaccaaGTCTTCAAAAGAACAAGGTGACAATCAACCTGTTGACGTCCAACCACCTTCGACTGATGTTGACGGCACTGAAGCAGAGGCTACTCCCTCTATTGCTGAGAAGGGCAACCCTGTCGAGCAACCGGACTTACCACAAGAACAACCTACCGTCGAGGTATCATTCTTAATGTGATTTTAATCATAGCTTATACGAAACTATTTGTTAACCTTTTCCATGACAATTCGAATCAGGTACAACAAAATGTTTCTGTAGAAGAAATACCCTCATGTGCTCGAACATCTCCTGCTCCTGAGACGGATGCAGTGAATGCTGAGGAACAGGGTGAAGGTCAAGGTATTGAATCCAGCAGTCCTCATGGATCGAGTCAGAAAAGTTCCTCTGAAGAACACTTTTCCGATGAAGAGGCCATACAAGAGGCTGAAGCTGGAGGTTCGGACATTTACCCAGCGTCTTCAACATCCAAGCTTTCCGCTAGCATAGGGATCGCAGAAGATACATTCATTAAAATGCAAGACGAAGACCCTGCTGCAGCCCTTCGACTCCTGCTGAACACCAGTCAAGCCAACACCTCAAGTGAAAAGATTCCTGGTGCTTCGTCCTCCTCTGATGCTGACATAACCTCTTCAGTACGCCAAGATTGCCTGCTCTTGAAGTTATCAATGGAATACGCACGGGAAGACGTACTTAAATCCATTGAAGAGAACCCCTCTGCCGCTTTTGGACACCTgaattttttgaagaaattgcataACCCCCTTACCTCTGATGAGATTCTAGGCAAAGTTATCCAAATCGAGGCCATCATCGACCAGTTTGCAAGTACCGTGCAGAAAAAACGCGAAAATAGCGCCAGACTGGATGCCCAGAAACAGGCACATATCCTTCTGCTCGAGAAAGCCCAAGCTGCTCAACGTGAAGTCGAACGTCTTACCAAAGAGGCGAAAGAAGGATCTTCTGAGGTTAAAGCCTGTGATGATAACATCTCCTCCTGGGAAGCAACTATTACGAACTTGCTGTCTCAGGTCGATGATCTAAGGCAGAAAATTATAACAGAGCAGGCCAAACGCAAAGAACTCCAGGAGCAAGCCGCTAACTCGATTCAGAAACTCGTTGCTGAAAAAGGGAGGGAAGGCCTGAAGGCCTTTAGTGCATCTCAAGCGGTAGCAGATGAGGCGAGAGCTATGGAGAGTGCTGACCAGGTCTTGAGCAAAGAGATGGCCACCCTGAAGAAACTATATGAGGACTTAGTCATGCATTAGTAGAacttataatttctttatttcgaATTCTGTATTTCGATTCtacttttgatgtaatattgaCACATGCCCTTTCGTGGCAATTTTACTGTTATCGCCATTTTTATGTTTCCATTATTTCTGTCtattctatgcttattttaactTCGAGCAAtgttggtttatattttttcaaatatttaccaTTTATACTCAAAGTACGTTTCTGAGGGGTTAATTCTTCTAATTCATAAGCACCATTCGAATAaatctgaattattttaaacGGTCCTTCCCAATTTGGGGACCATTTGCCCAAAGCTCGATCCTTACTATCCATGGGCAGGATAACCTTCCAAACTAAATCTCCAACATTAAAAGTTTTCGACTTCACTTTCTTATTATAAGCTTTagcaactctttctttttgtttagtcAAAACTTCTAATGCTCTTAATCTCTCCTCATCTAAATCAACCAACTCATCTGACatcattttccaataatggtcgaTTGGAATGTCCATTTGTTTTTGTACCCTGGCTGATTGCAAATGTATTTCGACCGGAAGTATAGCATCATGCCCATAAGTCAGTCGAAATGGGGTAGTATTAGTTGATTCCTTAGGAGAATTTCTACATGCCCATAGAACTTGATCTAACGTTTTATTCCAATTTCTTGGCTTTTGGGCaatgtgttttttaatcaagttaattacaatcttattggctgcttcgacCTGACCATTTGCTTGCGCGTAATATGGTGTTGAGGTTAATAATCAAAAGCCAGTTTTTTGggcaaattctttcatttttcgtcCAGTAAAAACTGAACCTTGATCAGTGGTAATTGTTTCGGGAATACCAaacctataaataatataattttgaatgaaactAATTACTGCTTCCTGATCAACATTTGGCAAAGGGACTGCTTCGATCCATTTTGTAAAGTAATCGATACCAACTATAATATAACGCTGGTTCTTAGAAGAGGCAGGCTTGATTTCACCAATTAAGTCCAAAGCCCATCCTCTGAAAGGCCAAGGTTTGATTATGGAGTGTAACTCACTAGCAGGTACATGTTGTATCCCTGCATGCTTTTGGCATTCCTGACAGCCTTTAGCAAATTCTATACAGTCTTTTAACATCGAAGGCCAATACAAACCTTGTCGAAATAAAAGCCATTTCATTTTATGGCCTGCTTGATGTGATCCACAAGCCCCACTGTGAACATGGGAAACTGCCAAGTATGCTTCTGATTCACTTAGACATTTCAGCAACACTCCTTCTGCAGTCTTTTTAAACAAATCATTTCCCACAATCACGTAATTTAAAGCCCTATATTTGACCTTTCGAGCCACATTGCCTATTGGATTTTCCAAATATTCAATAATGGACTTTCTCCAATCATTATCTAACATATTGTCAATggccaaaatttgaattttttcctgGAGATCAtccatgcttttattttcattattttgtggtGTACTTGCCCCCACAAGTTTTGGCATTGGCAATTTAGTGCTTAATGGCTCTGGTAACACcagtttatcttttatttcgaTCAACTGAGTTAACTTTTCCTTCGACATTTTGTACCCTGAAGCTATTTGGGCTAAATCATTTGCTTCTCGGTTTTCTTGTCGAGGTATATGCTCAATGTTAATATAATCGAAATGATTCAGAAGAGAACTTgctataacaaaatattttgctaAGTGTTCATTAACACATTTGTATTCTTGTGTTAATTGCCTCAACACTAATTCTGAATCACCTCTTATATTAACATTTCTCGCCCCCAggctaattaaaatttcaaggcCTGTAATTAGAGCTTCATACTCAGCCTCATTATTAGAACAAAGccctttgattttatatttgaactTAGTTGGAACTCTATTGGGGGATATTATTAAAACTCCAATTCCAGTTCCATGTTTGTGTTTCGATCCATCGAAATACAAAATCCAAGGCTCTGTATCGACATAATCTTGCGGCATCTCGATCACTGAGTGATCTACGATAAAATCTGCCACAATTTGACCCTTAACAGATTTCAAAGGCTTGTACGTTAAAGAATATTCTGTTAATGCTAAAGCCCATTTTCCAATTCTACTGTGTAAAATAGGTTTTGACAACATGtgcttaataatatcataatgagAATACACATAAACATCAACAGGCTTTATATATTGCTTAAGTTTTGCACAAGAGAAATACAGGCAAAGACAAAGTTTTTCTATGGCAGTATATCTAGTTTCTGCATCATTTAGTACACGACTAAGATAATAAATTGCATGTTCTATGCCATCATCATCTTCCTGAGCCAACATGCTAGCAATGGTCTTGTCAGACGCAGCAATATACAACTTCATAGACTTGTTTCGACTAGGAGGCATTAACACAGGAGGCTTGATCAgatattctttaatttcatcGAAAGCCTTTTGATGCTCTTCATTCCATTTGAATGGTTCATCTTTCTTGAGTCGAAGTAATGGCGAAAAAATTTGAGCTTTGCCACTTAGGTTTGAAATGAATCGCCTCAAGAAGTTGATTTTTCCTAGCAAAGACTGAAGCTGTTTTTTGGTCGAAGGAGGCTTCGTCTCAAGAATAGCCTTtgtcttattttgatttatctcAATGCCTTTTTTATGCACCACAAAACCAAGGAAATCTCCTGCACGTACACAAAAAGCACACTTTAATGGATTCATTTTTAATCCATGTTTCCTCATTCGTTCGAAAGATTGCCTAAGATAATCCAAATGGCTAtcttctgaggaggatttgatgattatatcatcaatataaatttgcataaatgtgtcaataaaatcatgaaacatGGAATTCATGGCCCTTTGATAAgtggccccagcatttttcaacccaaaaggcataaccaccCATTCATAAGTGCCTAAAGCACCAGGGCATCGAAATGCTGTTTTCGACACATCACTTTCAGCAATAAATATTTGGTTATATCCAGAATAACCATCTAACATGCTTAAAAATTCGAAACCAGCTGCCGAATCTACCAACATTTCCGCTACTGGCATAGCATATTCATCTTTAGGTGTAGCATTATTTAAATCCCTAAAATCTATGCATACTCTAAGAGTTCCATTCTTTTTAATGACAGGGACTATATTTGCTAACCATTCGACATACCTGGCAGCCCTGATGAATTTACACCTCAGCAGCCTTTCGATCTCTTCCTTAATCTTGGACATGATTTCTGGTGCGAATCTTCTTGGTAGTTGTTTTACTGGTCTTTTTCCCTCCTTAATAGGTAATTTCATTTCGACCATTTCTCTGCTTAACCCAGGCATTTCGTGGTAATCCCAAGCAAAACAGTCTTTAAACTCTCTAAGAAGAGGCACCAGCTTTTCTTTTAAACTTGAGGTAATATTGGCACTGATATAGGTTGGCCTTTTTAACGAGCCATCTCCAATGTCGACCTCTTCCAAAGGATCTTGAGCCTGCATCTTTGGCGTCTCACTTATGGGATTTTTCTCGAAACCCAGCGGCTCATCATCATAAATACAATCCAGTCTTCGatcctttgtttctttgttttcatgatCTTCGATCTTGGCTTCAACTGCCATAttttgttgagattcagcctCAAAGGCCGTATTTAGTCTATTTTCGGCCATATAAGCCGTAATTCTGGCCCATGCAGTGGCCTCAGCCATATTTAATCTTCATATATATTCCACCCAGTTGGTGGAATGACTCCATCTTCAGAGGGAACAGCATCAATTTCCTCCCTCTCCCATATAAACCCATAGGTAGGATGGAGTTTAACAGAATGGATAACATTGTCACTTGATTCGACAATAGCCTCCTTATCACCACAAGGTGCTATGTTAGCCAACTTTTTGTCAAAGGTTTGTGCAGTAACATTATCGACTTCCGACTTATAGAAGCTTTGATCCGCCTCTATATTTTCAACAATTCCATCCTCCCTCCAGATAATGAGTTTCTGGTGAAGGGTAGATGGCACAGCCCCAACTCCATGGATCcattcccttcctaatagcaGGTTAAAATTAGCCTTGGACTGTATCACCAGGAATAGAGTTGGTCGAACTATACTGCCTACAGCAACATCTACTTGAATGGCTCCCAAAGAATAGCCAGTTTTACCCTCATAATTCGAAAGCACAATGTTGTGGGCAGATAGATCAGTGTCATGTTTCCCGATCCTGTAGAGCATAGATCGAGGCATTAAGTTGACAGCCGCTCCTCCATCAATGAGCACTTTGTTGACTCCAACATTCTCAACTTTTGCCCTGATGAAAAGAGGTTTGAGATGACTTTTCATCTGAAAATCTGGCTTTTCGAAATAAGCTAATTGTTCTTCCACACAGCCATTGTTCATAACATAGTAACATACTGGCTTTGGGTCAGCCATATCAAAATGATCGAACTCACTTTCGATCTCAGTAACTTCAGACTGGACATCATATTCAGATGGCAAGATAGATACCACACAAATGACATCAAAGTCTGGATCAGAATCCAGTAGATCCTCATCCTCCATCTTATCTTCATCCACTGGAGGCAGGAGCCTCTCTTTTACTGGCCTCCTAGATACTTCTTTATACTGGCCCATTTGCGGGTTCTGTTGGGCCAATTTCTTCTTACGCTGGAACCTACGCCATTGGGTCCTCGTCATAGGATTCTTTCCTCTGTAATTGTTCCTATAAGAGTACTTATTAGCCTCTTGTGGGCCAACTTTCTTCGTTCCACTCGAACCACCAACTTCCATGGTCCCTTTGTTGAACCTTATGAGTCCCTGGTGCATCCATTTTTCGACCGGAACTGAACCCGGAGGAGTGAAAGTATTCCTTCGACCAGACTTCTGATTAGTATTCGACTGCACCATAACTCCTTTGCCTTTATCGAAACGTTGGTTCTGCTTTGCCCCCTTGTTAACAACTTGGTATTTCTTGAGGCCCTCAGTAGCCTCCTTATCACATACTGCACTGCAGCGAGGGCAGAGCATCACAATCTTGTTTTCGAGCTTGCATCTGTTCAAGAAATCAATTAACTCCTCCTCAGCCTGAGGATATACAACCTTCATTTGTTCGTTGTAATCCTCTTCAGATATGTCCTGAACCTGCACATGGGACAACTCCATTGTTTCGACCATCATTATTTCTTGGGGCTCCGCATAGAGAGTTTCAGCAGCTTTGGATGTTTCAGCATTTGCCTGAACAACCTTTGGTTTCTCACCAAATTTGAGCCTCCCTTCATCGAGAGCCTTTTgaaccaaatccctgaaaagaaCACAACGTGAGGTTTTATGGCCaaggaaattatgaaatttacaataacccCTTTTCCTCTGTTGTTCGATTGGGGGTACTTTCAAGCCCTTAGGAACAACAATCTGGCCATCTGTgactaataaatcaaatatttcatcacatttagttatgtcaaatgtataagttttagatacaaatttatcatttttaggtTCAACAGGGTTTTTTCCATTGGAAGGTTTAAGGAATTTACAAACATAGGGAGGTCCAGGTTTTAATTCGGCTACATCAACCTCATTGTCTTCGATATCTTCATAAATAATATCGAACTCCTGGTCACTGTCATTAGTTTCGATATATGCAACCTTTTCCCTCTTATGGAACTTAGAATTTCTAGCTTTTTCAGCCTTCAATCGTTCGAGTTGTCGAACTCTATCAGCCAATTGAGCCATATCCCTTAAATACTGGGTATCTAATTTCTTTCTAATCGAATAGTCTAGGCCACCAGCAGCCATTTCGACTAATTCATGTTCAGGGACTTGGGTGAAACACCTTGCCTTTAAGAGTCTGAATCTGTTCAAATAATCATCAATTGATTCAGGTGCCTTGCGTCGAACGCTGGCTAACTCTTTAAGGCTGATCTTAGACTGTCCCATATAAAATTGCTCATGGAAAATCCTTTCCAATTGGTTCCAATTATGTATGGAATGAGGAGGAAGGGTTGTAAACCATGTAAAAGCATTCTTAGTCAAGGAATTAGggaaaaatttcattcttaaattttcattattagccAAATCCCCTGCCTCGACCAAATATCTAGCAATGTGTTCGACAGTGGACTCATTTGTCTCTCATGCAAACTTAGTAAGCTTAGGGATTttcacaccccttggtaattctGTCTGTAACACATACTCAGATAATGGAGACACAAAATTAGGCCTGTGTAAGCCTAAGTTCAAACCATTCTGCACCAAAATCGTTTCGACCATTTGGGCCAGGTTATTCTGCCCATCGAAACGGTTTTGTTGAATATTCCCTATTACTTCATCAGCATTTTGGTTCCTATTTACCAATACTATACCAGGGTTTGGTTCGACCTGTTGGACTGGTGGCTCTATGCGTGCCACTGGTTGTGGTGCTTGAGCCATTTGCATCCCTGGGTTGTTAGGCATCTGTATCTCTTGGACAGGCGCCTGTATTTGGATCTGTCGAATTGGTGGTTGCTGTATGGGTGGTGCCCCAAAAAAGTCAGCAATTCGACTTATTTGATTTGTTAACATTTGGTAACTGtcatttgtattttgaattaagGGGTTAATAACAGttcctatttgttgtgttaACATGTTAACCATATCATGGTTACTTTCATCCATTTGTTGTCTGAGTGACAAAACGGatgtattggttaaatgttgaggaattaccctaccttgattgccCGCTACAGATCCTGATGGGGAGGACATATTAAGATTCTCTATATTTGGTTGAGAGTTTTGCAACCCTGCCATCAAAGATGTAGGCATGCCATATAGAGGGTTTTGAGGCGGTCGAAAGGGACTTCCACTGGGATTCCCTAAACTAGGGTTATTCCAAGGGACAAAAGCAGACGCTGACGTCGTCGAACTTGCCAACGTCATGTTGGTCATGGGAGAAGTTACCCCTGTCTGATTCATAACCGTCGAAGCGGTTGAACTTATCGTGCCAACAGTTTGGTCAGGAATTGCCCCTATGCCAGAATTTATATTGGCATTACTGACAGATGTCTGCGTTGGTTGCCCCTCCATACTTGGAAGGTCATTGTTTCGATTACTTGGGGGTGGTCTAGCCATCCTTGTACGAGTTTTGAATTCTGTTAAGTGTGGAACAGATTTCCcacttcttaaatgcatacaaGATCAAAACAATCAAGAATGAAACAAACCAACTGCACTAAACAAAaccttaataataatttaaaactaaaacacaCAATTGACCGGTCCCACCGGGCGTGCCAATTTGTTTACACTGGAATTTGGTAAACAACCGCTAGTCTAAGTTAATTGCTTGCGAGATCAACTAGTGAATCTCAGGAGCATGTCACTTGTGTATTTTGCGTTTAAATGTAAAGCTTTTGAATGTTCATCATTGCAACAAACATTTACTGGTTCGAAATTTGcagaaagaaaaatatctttgaGAAAATCGAAATGCTGGAAGTAAATCGACAAGGGAAAAGTAAATTGCAGAATGTAAAGGAGCAGTGAGTTCACTCGATCgaatgaaccatttaaaagaCAGGAATTCTAAAGTGAAATGAAAAATGCATTGCATTCGAAATGTAAAGTTTACAGAAAACTTAAAATGGTTCACAAACATACATTCTCCTTGAGTACTCGTTTCTCTCTGCGCTGGGTACTTTGAGTATATAAGGATCTGTATAAATGATTTGCGACCCTGAAATCTAACTAAAAAACtgctatatatagacattcGAAAATAAACTGCCCTAACGGTCGAACACTATCCTAATGCCAAGTGTCCTGCCACGTACACCTTGCATGCACATAACTGCTCCTTAGAACGGTTATCCACATTGCTCGAAGTCGAACTGATTTTGTGAAGTTTTGTCAGAAATTGCGCTAAGTCCAGAAATCTGGCTGCCTCGACTTCGACTCGAGTATACACCAGTTCGAATCGCCCAATGATTCGAAGCCCTCTTTCTTGTCTTAGCCTTGTACTTCGTAAATACTTCCTTACACCTGAGAATCCCTTTCAAAAACCCCTTTTCCGATTCGAACAGAATCTGGCAAAACTCGTATCTAGAGCATATTTTTAGCTCATCAAAAATATGGGCTAACACTATCATAAATAAGATTACTGGAAAGAGTACAAGCAAAGCCAAGTGACAAGGTAATACCGAAACATGACTTGCTTTTTCTTATGGACCTTCTCCTTGGTCTACTCTTTTATCACGCACTCATTCGTGTAGTTGTTAAGGAATGGTTCCTCATCAAATAAAGAATTAATTACGgtagagataaaatgcaaacCAATTCAATGCTTCATCCTTATAAATACCAAACTTCACATGAATCAAAATGCAATTCTCACAAGTGATTACATAGCAGAATCATTTAAGAATAGctctaagaagaaaaaaaatacgatGGTTGTGTGCTTGCTTGTTGCCATCTTGGCTCTGACATCCTCTGTTGTCTCTGCCTATGACCCTAGTCCTCTTCAAGATTTTTGTGTGGCAGCCAAAGAAAAAGATGGTGGTATGTCAAAACATTCCTCAAAACAATATTTAAGCATGTTgcataatatgtatatatatatatcttgtgATTGGTTTTATTAATCAAAATCTTTGCCTTGTAATTTGTAGTATTTGTGAACGGAAAATTTTGCAAAGACCCTAAGCTTGTCAAACCTGAAGATTTCTTCCTACATGTGGAACCCGGGAACACTGACAACCCAAATAATGCACAACTTACTCCTGTGTCTGTTGATCAACTTCCAGGGCTTAACACGCTTGGCATATCTTTGGCTCGCATAGATTTTGCACCAAAGGGTATAAACCCTCCCCACACTCACCCTCGAGCCTCGGAAATCCTTATAGTCCTTGAGGGTACTCTCTATGTTGGATTTGTCACTTCCAATCAAGACGGAAATCGTCTCTTTACCAAAGTGTTGAACAAGGGTGATGTGTTTGTGTTCCCAATtggtctcattcattttcaactCAATGTGGGCTATGGCAATGCAGTTGCCATTGCTGCTCTTGGCAGTCAAAATGCAGGAACTATCACTATTGCAAATGCTTTGTTTAAAGCCAATCCACCTATTTCTCCTGAGGTTCTCACCAAAGCCTTCCAAGTGGATCAGAAATTAATTGATGATCTTCAGAAGAAATCATGGTACGACATGAACTAGTTTCAGAACATGGACGATCTTTTCATACCAGTTATTGGATCATGGATGACTTTGATGCATGTTACAATCACCCCATGCAATAGCCCTACAAATAATTACTAtataatgtaataattaaataacatgtatgtgtgttatttttatatacagTGTTCTTTTTGAAGTTtgatttagtttaattaatattaaaaaaatgaacttgtTCTTGTTGGAGTGGTTGTGCTTGGATCCAGTATTCGGGTTTCTTTAGTACCAATAGTGAGTATTATGCATCTAAATGTGTTACTTTGCTCAAGTCTAACAGCATGGGCCATATATTTAAGCTGCAGGTTTAATTAGTAACTATGGAAGGCATTTTAGGGAaacacaaataatatattaatgggGATTATTAATGGAGTTGATTTTGCAATCAATGTAGCCCCAAGTAAATGATTTATGTCAAATTAATGAACCCTACTGGGATAACTAACTTAGATAACACCAAAAGTCAAAGAGAAGGGCATATATACCAGCTCATATACTATATATGAATTGATCAATACCCGATTCtttcctagttttttttttatataagaaaaagggTTCATGAATAATAAAGTAAGATCTTAACTTGAGCACTTGATTTCCCAAAGATAGGATGCTGATACACAAGGAGTCACCTCAATGCCACACGGGCAACCAGAACAACAAAAACTATGTTGAAACAAAACCCCATAAACCAGAAACGAAAAATGCTGGAAATGACTCATtacaccatatatatatatatatctttctgGAAAACATTGTGCCGTTGCAACATGACAAAAATATTGGTCTTTGTTGTTACTTTTATAgccatttttcacaaaaatattgGTCTTTGTTGTTACTTTTATAGCCATTTTTCACGAATAAACCAGGAACAACGGCCTCAACTTTTCATGACTGCAAGAAAATATAGAGTATGAAATATGATACGTATTGTATATATCAGAGGATACTGCAACAATgaggtaaagaaaaaatcaatgcataaaataaaatgaaagcaaaGCTTCCCCAAGTCAGAGAAAGGTTCTCCGTACTTGAATTTCCATTTCCAAATCTTCCACAAGCTCACAATGATTACTCTTTTCCCATTGTTAACACTCAaattttgctgcaaaattcaacTGTTGAGCATTCAGCAGAATGACTATTGGTTAAGATGAAATTAAGCTAACTTTTATGTCAGCTAAATGAGGTGAAGGCTAGTCTGATTGAATACACAATTGATGGCTTATCGATATTACCCTAAAAAGAAAGTTAGTAGATAATGGACAAGGTCAATACAACCATCAACAATGTTAGCTCAATGACAAAATTCGACTAATATTAGTGTTAGTTAAATGAGAAATAGACCAATTTAGTTGAATGTTCAGCTGAATAAtctttaatatttgttgaaCATGAAGGTAAGCTAAACATGGTTAAGGTCAATATGGCTACCTACAATGTTAGTCAAATTGGTAGAATTAGGCAAATTGTAAGGTTAACTGAATGAATAGAAGATCAATTCGACTACGTTCAATATTAGCTTGGTGGGAGATTCAACAAACTTTAATATTAGTTGAACATGGATAAGGTCATTTTCACTACTTACAATGTTAGTCGAAACATCCATTACTAGAAAATAaggtttttacatcggttatttaagatttttaacattggttactaaccgatgttgaaagtactaATGTGGAAAGTAGTATCGTTcacattagttttttaaaatcgatattaactaataaatacaacattagttatttaaatagccgatgttatatgataagaattatgaagaaaaaaagttataaatctacatatcaacattggtttttaaaaaaaccgatgttaaatgtcactaacaacatcagtttttaaaaaaaccgatgttaaatgtcacttacaacatcgatttttttaaaaatcgatgttaaaaacTGTTGAGgtaagtgacatttaacatcggtttttttaaaaatcgatgttgttttagaacatttttttaacatgttgtctattttttcaataaacccaaaattaacctgcaaattttaGAACCAGACcacacaacatataattttcattttgttttgaaaca is a window encoding:
- the LOC100808063 gene encoding uncharacterized protein, producing MAEATAWARITAYMAENRLNTAFEAESQQNMAVEAKIEDHENKETKDRRLDCIYDDEPLGFEKNPISETPKMQAQDPLEEVDIGDGSLKRPTYISANITSSLKEKLVPLLREFKDCFAWDYHEMPGLSREMVEMKLPIKEGKRPVKQLPRRFAPEIMSKIKEEIERLLRCKFIRAARYVEWLANIVPVIKKNGTLRVCIDFRDLNNATPKDEYAMPVAEMLVDSAAGFEFLSMLDGYSGYNQIFIAESDVSKTAFRCPGDFLGFVVHKKGIEINQNKTKAILETKPPSTKKQLQSLLGKINFLRRFISNLSGKAQIFSPLLRLKKDEPFKWNEEHQKAFDEIKEYLIKPPVLMPPSRNKSMKLYIAASDKTIASMLAQEDDDGIEHAIYYLSRVLNDAETRYTAIEKLCLCLYFSCAKLKQYIKPVDVYVYSHYDIIKHMLSKPILHSRIGKWALALTEYSLTYKPLKSVKGQIVADFIVDHSVIEMPQDYVDTEPWILYFDGSKHKHGTGIGVLIISPNRVPTKFKYKIKGLCSNNEAEYEALITGLEILISLGARNVNIRGDSELVLRQLTQEYKCVNEHLAKYFVIASSLLNHFDYINIEHIPRQENREANDLAQIASGYKMSKEKLTQLIEIKDKLVLPEPLSTKLPMPKLVGASTPQNNENKSMDDLQEKIQILAIDNMLDNDWRKSIIEYLENPIGNVARKVKYRALNYVIVGNDLFKKTAEGVLLKCLSESEAYLAVSHVHSGACGSHQAGHKMKWLLFRQGLYWPSMLKDCIEFAKGCQECQKHAGIQHVPASELHSIIKPWPFRGWALDLIGEIKPASSKNQRYIIVGIDYFTKWIEAVPLPNVDQEAVISFIQNYIIYRFGIPETITTDQGSVFTGRKMKEFAQKTGF
- the LOC100780789 gene encoding germin-like protein subfamily 1 member 20 yields the protein MVVCLLVAILALTSSVVSAYDPSPLQDFCVAAKEKDGVFVNGKFCKDPKLVKPEDFFLHVEPGNTDNPNNAQLTPVSVDQLPGLNTLGISLARIDFAPKGINPPHTHPRASEILIVLEGTLYVGFVTSNQDGNRLFTKVLNKGDVFVFPIGLIHFQLNVGYGNAVAIAALGSQNAGTITIANALFKANPPISPEVLTKAFQVDQKLIDDLQKKSWYDMN